In Papaver somniferum cultivar HN1 chromosome 1, ASM357369v1, whole genome shotgun sequence, a genomic segment contains:
- the LOC113311682 gene encoding G-type lectin S-receptor-like serine/threonine-protein kinase At1g11300 isoform X2, giving the protein MCQLNSGDPADLYRVNTGKSNVVLDLHYYNLGSTFENISVQENINYLYNTRKTQMNSLNASDGPLLFIGEWVNHFGKGEYSQREYQEYGSAQLDVYRLASFGWAYWTLKNVNNHWSLMWNIDNNYLQLAAPITAVKKRKAIVYWKIVVPVIVLVVASIMCVLGYIYLFKRNKTQKRERLKALQGVLTDLMKSKATYNDTTDNSFEDGKTEGETHELQIFNYTCLSNATNNFCLKNKLGEGGFGPVYKGQLQNEKEIAVKRLSKYSGQGIEEFKNEVVLISKLQHRNLVKLLGCCIRGEEYMLIYEYMPKGSLDAYLFDPSKRAKLDWDKRFNIIGGIARGLLYLHRDSRLRVIHRDLKVSNILLDENMIPKISDFGMARIFGGDQIIADTNRVVGTFGYMSPEYIMGGTFSDKSDVFSFGVLILEIISSKRNNSFYNPEKPSNLLLHTWRLWNDGRWSEIVDEALSDLYSPLEVKKCVHIGLLCVQNRAMDRPTMTEVDLMLISETDRPSPKEPPYISPRSSDKPNSNPTSSSSNHVAITTVEGR; this is encoded by the exons ATGTGTCAGTTGAACTCCGGAGACCCAGCAGACCTTTATCGTGTTAATACTGGTAAATCAAACGTAGTACTGGACTTACACTACTACAATCTCGGCAGTACCTTTGAAAACATAAGCGTACAGGAGAATATCAATTACTTGTATAATACCAGAAAAACCCAAATGAATTCCCTAAACGCTTCTGATGGACCATTGCTGTTTATTG GGGAATGGGTGAACCATTTTGGAAAAGGCGAGTACTCTCAGAGGGAATATCAAGAGTATGGTAGTGCGCAGTTAGATGTGTATCGTTTAGCTTCTTTTGGATGGGCATATTGGACACTCAAGAATGTGAATAATCATTGGTCACTCATGTGGAACATCGACAACAATTACCTCCAGTTAGCTGCTCCTATAACTGCAG TCAAGAAGAGAAAGGCAATAGTTTATTGGAAGATCGTCGTACCTGTTATCGTTTTGGTGGTAGCTAGTATCATGTGCGTGTTAGGATACATTTATCTGTTCAAGAGAAATAAAACTCAAAAAAGAG AAAGACTGAAAGCACTCCAAGGGGTGTTGACAGATTTGATGAAATCCAAGGCTACCTACAACGACACTACGGATAACTCATTTGAAGATGGTAAAACAGAAGGAGAAACACATGAATTGCAAATATTTAACTACACTTGTTTGTCCAATGCTACAAACAATTTCTGTTTGAAAAATAAATTGGGAGAAGGAGGTTTTGGGCCAGTTTATAAG GGTCAATTGCAAAACGAGAAGGAAATAGCAGTGAAACGACTGTCTAAATACTCTGGACAGGGTATTGAAGAGTTCAAGAACGAGGTTGTATTGATCTCCAAACTTCAACACCGTAACCTTGTGAAACTATTGGGTTGCTGCATTCGAGGAGAAGAATACATGTTAATTTATGAATACATGCCCAAGGGTAGCCTGGACGCGTATCTATTCG ATCCAAGTAAGAGAGCAAAACTAGATTGGGATAAACGCTTCAATATTATTGGAGGGATTGCTCGGGGTCTTCTTTATCTTCACCGTGATTCTCGTTTAAGAGTTATTCATAGAGATCTCAAAGTCAGTAACATTTTATTGGATGAAAACATGATCCCCaaaatttcagattttggaatggcACGGATATTTGGTGGCGATCAAATTATTGCTGACACTAACCGGGTTGTTGGTACATT TGGTTACATGTCTCCAGAATATATAATGGGAGGAACATTTTCGGACAAGTCAGATGTCTTTAGTTTCGGAGTGTTGATATTAGAAATTATCAGCAGCAAGAGAAACAACAGCTTTTACAATCCTGAAAAACCTTCAAACCTTCTACTACAC ACTTGGAGACTTTGGAATGATGGGAGATGGTCAGAGATTGTAGACGAGGCTTTGAGTGATCTCTATTCTCCATTAGAAGTGAAGAAGTGTGTGCATATTGGTCTATTATGTGTTCAGAATAGAGCAATGGATAGGCCAACAATGACTGAAGTAGATCTTATGCTTATCAGTGAAACTGATCGTCCATCTCCAAAAGAACCTCCATATATTTCCCCGAGATCATCAGATAAGCCAAATTCAAACCCAACTAGCAGCTCGAGTAATCATGTTGCTATCACCACAGTTGAAGGTCGATAG
- the LOC113311682 gene encoding G-type lectin S-receptor-like serine/threonine-protein kinase At1g11300 isoform X1: MTFHGDMQGEYQLSNGHERENAIRVLTDHRKSYITREDFQYLSQHDINTVKIPVGWWITKDPNPPAPYVGGSLAALDNAFKWAKEFDIKCIIDLHAAPGSQNGRDHSSSRDDTIDWTKSENIQQTLEVVEFLAAKYGNDSSLLGIDLLNDPDVPFDALQKYYKDAYDIVRKYSATAYVIMCQLNSGDPADLYRVNTGKSNVVLDLHYYNLGSTFENISVQENINYLYNTRKTQMNSLNASDGPLLFIGEWVNHFGKGEYSQREYQEYGSAQLDVYRLASFGWAYWTLKNVNNHWSLMWNIDNNYLQLAAPITAVKKRKAIVYWKIVVPVIVLVVASIMCVLGYIYLFKRNKTQKRERLKALQGVLTDLMKSKATYNDTTDNSFEDGKTEGETHELQIFNYTCLSNATNNFCLKNKLGEGGFGPVYKGQLQNEKEIAVKRLSKYSGQGIEEFKNEVVLISKLQHRNLVKLLGCCIRGEEYMLIYEYMPKGSLDAYLFDPSKRAKLDWDKRFNIIGGIARGLLYLHRDSRLRVIHRDLKVSNILLDENMIPKISDFGMARIFGGDQIIADTNRVVGTFGYMSPEYIMGGTFSDKSDVFSFGVLILEIISSKRNNSFYNPEKPSNLLLHTWRLWNDGRWSEIVDEALSDLYSPLEVKKCVHIGLLCVQNRAMDRPTMTEVDLMLISETDRPSPKEPPYISPRSSDKPNSNPTSSSSNHVAITTVEGR; encoded by the exons ATGACTTTTCATGGGGACATGCAAGGAGAGTACCAGCTCTCCAACGGGCATGAACGAGAAAATGCAATAAGAGTGCTTACT GATCATCGGAAAAGCTACATTACACGAGAGGATTTTCAGTATCTTAGCCAACACGACATAAACACCGTCAAGATTCCTGTTGGGTGGTGGATTACCAAAGATCCAAATCCACCAGCTCCTTATGTTGGGGGGAGTTTGGCAGCTCTTGATAATGCTTTCAAATGGGCAAA GGAGTTTGACATAAAATGCATAATCGACCTTCACGCAGCTCCTGGTTCCCAAAATGGAAGGGACCACAGTTCTAGTCGTGATGATACTATTGACTGGACGAAATCAGAAAATATCCAGCAAACCCTTGAAGTTGTAGAATTCCTAGCTGCCAA GTATGGAAACGATTCATCGCTTTTGGGGATTGATCTTTTAAATGATCCTGATGTTCCTTTTGATGCGTTACAGAAGTACTACAAAGACGCATATGACATTGTGAGGAAATATTCAGCCACAGCTTATGTAATAATGTGTCAGTTGAACTCCGGAGACCCAGCAGACCTTTATCGTGTTAATACTGGTAAATCAAACGTAGTACTGGACTTACACTACTACAATCTCGGCAGTACCTTTGAAAACATAAGCGTACAGGAGAATATCAATTACTTGTATAATACCAGAAAAACCCAAATGAATTCCCTAAACGCTTCTGATGGACCATTGCTGTTTATTG GGGAATGGGTGAACCATTTTGGAAAAGGCGAGTACTCTCAGAGGGAATATCAAGAGTATGGTAGTGCGCAGTTAGATGTGTATCGTTTAGCTTCTTTTGGATGGGCATATTGGACACTCAAGAATGTGAATAATCATTGGTCACTCATGTGGAACATCGACAACAATTACCTCCAGTTAGCTGCTCCTATAACTGCAG TCAAGAAGAGAAAGGCAATAGTTTATTGGAAGATCGTCGTACCTGTTATCGTTTTGGTGGTAGCTAGTATCATGTGCGTGTTAGGATACATTTATCTGTTCAAGAGAAATAAAACTCAAAAAAGAG AAAGACTGAAAGCACTCCAAGGGGTGTTGACAGATTTGATGAAATCCAAGGCTACCTACAACGACACTACGGATAACTCATTTGAAGATGGTAAAACAGAAGGAGAAACACATGAATTGCAAATATTTAACTACACTTGTTTGTCCAATGCTACAAACAATTTCTGTTTGAAAAATAAATTGGGAGAAGGAGGTTTTGGGCCAGTTTATAAG GGTCAATTGCAAAACGAGAAGGAAATAGCAGTGAAACGACTGTCTAAATACTCTGGACAGGGTATTGAAGAGTTCAAGAACGAGGTTGTATTGATCTCCAAACTTCAACACCGTAACCTTGTGAAACTATTGGGTTGCTGCATTCGAGGAGAAGAATACATGTTAATTTATGAATACATGCCCAAGGGTAGCCTGGACGCGTATCTATTCG ATCCAAGTAAGAGAGCAAAACTAGATTGGGATAAACGCTTCAATATTATTGGAGGGATTGCTCGGGGTCTTCTTTATCTTCACCGTGATTCTCGTTTAAGAGTTATTCATAGAGATCTCAAAGTCAGTAACATTTTATTGGATGAAAACATGATCCCCaaaatttcagattttggaatggcACGGATATTTGGTGGCGATCAAATTATTGCTGACACTAACCGGGTTGTTGGTACATT TGGTTACATGTCTCCAGAATATATAATGGGAGGAACATTTTCGGACAAGTCAGATGTCTTTAGTTTCGGAGTGTTGATATTAGAAATTATCAGCAGCAAGAGAAACAACAGCTTTTACAATCCTGAAAAACCTTCAAACCTTCTACTACAC ACTTGGAGACTTTGGAATGATGGGAGATGGTCAGAGATTGTAGACGAGGCTTTGAGTGATCTCTATTCTCCATTAGAAGTGAAGAAGTGTGTGCATATTGGTCTATTATGTGTTCAGAATAGAGCAATGGATAGGCCAACAATGACTGAAGTAGATCTTATGCTTATCAGTGAAACTGATCGTCCATCTCCAAAAGAACCTCCATATATTTCCCCGAGATCATCAGATAAGCCAAATTCAAACCCAACTAGCAGCTCGAGTAATCATGTTGCTATCACCACAGTTGAAGGTCGATAG